The DNA segment AAAAAGTATTTATCATTAGGCTACCTTTTTTTAAATGCAGAATTCCAAAAAGAAATTGTCGGAAGAGTGGAGGAGAGAAAAACATTGAAGGTTGACGGGGAGTTAGGCAAAGGTATTGAAACTGTTGAGAGGATTGGACACTAAATACTACAAAAATGATAGCTCGggtttttttaaatatgatgTTCTCTGTAGATTGGACAATTTGTAATTTGAGGTTCTGAATTCATGTGGATGCCAAGGTATTGAAAATGTAGAACGGGTCGGGCACTAACACTACTAACGGAAATGATAGGTCAAGCTTTTCTTTGTTCTTAGTTGTTTTTTAATCTGTTGTTCTCTTTGGTTAGAACAATTCATATCTATGTTTTTTGAATTTCATATCAATGTGATTAATAATATAACGTGTAAATCTGTTTTTAAAATCTTCAGATTGTTTATCAACCATTTGAAAGGACATTGGTATTGCATACTTCTTGTCAATCTATGTgttttgaaataatattttcatgcattttGCCCAGCACGGCAGATTTAGTGATTGTGCACTTCCATATTAAATATGTATTAAGTTACACGGAAcgtttttattataattttttgtttcacacgcaacgcgtgtgccaCAGTtgcttaaatattaaataaagtaTAGACATTTATTTTAAACATGTGGTATAAATTAGAATCGAATTATGCATATTTTTCAGTTGAATATGTTTCTAGATGTATTTCCTTGAATATTCTATCGAGACATAGTGTTTGCCAAAAATGATGTGTTTTCAATCAGGGGGACAGTGATGATTTATACCAAGTGTTGTGGATTGTGTGGGTATATGACTAGTCGGAGAGGAAAATGCGATCCCATGCTTGTATTACTCTAGGAGCCTTTCGTGTTTCAGAGGGTGTCTGGAAGCTTTACTTGCTTCAGCTGTTACACAGGGGAGGCTACCTCAGTCTGGTGTTTTGCAACAGTCACAGTAGGGTTATAGATATTCTATATTTGGATTCTCTCGTGAAGATTTAGTTGATATTGAGATTTAGTATCCAAGAAAATTAGTTATCGTCTGAATTCGTCAGAGATTTCGTCAGAGATGTATACAGATGTTGAATTTTTGCTGTCAGAATTAGTCTTGGAAGGAATTTTCGTTGACGAGGGATCATTCTGAGCATATAGGttttgtagcacctaaaatccaatctactaaatcgcatgcattaaattaaataaatattttgattattatttttaagtttaatcgatttaaattctttatttgaattatttattaataaaatattaattatttattcaaatgatttttattgtactaactatttaattaattttttttaattatttaagtttattttgtctaagtgattttattgtgcaatttgattgttttaaatatttcaatTGTTTAAGCTtcaatatttaaatgattttaattgtttagtttattcatttaaattatcTTAACTGTcccgattatttatttaaaatgatgtaagtttattggatagttatttaaataattttaactgtttagcttatctatttaaatacttttgattgtccaacttatttattttaaataacttatgtttagcggttagttattttaaattattttaaatgcatatcttatttatttaaatgattttaattctctaagtcattttaaaggtttttattccgctcgtgtatttatttaaatgacttttaaacgttcgtctagtttgtttaaattattttaatcgctctgtttattatttaaatattttagttatcgttgtgacatcaaaatatttaaactactgattttaatttctaagttagtgtttaaattctttcggatgtttaattgtttaattattaatttaattattcatgagattttttAGTTCAGTGGCTTCCGGTTCCGAATGAGGTGATGGTGGATTTTGGCtgtaaattattatatttcatTTCAAGATTTATTATTGACGAGAATTGAGGAAAATAGATGAATgttgattttagattttttcGGGTGTCAAAAATCGCTTTTATCGCATTCTTgagtttattttaaaacttttttcaaaattagcatttttaaaCCCTGAATagtaaaatccaatttaatattttaattttgaattttcaaactTGGGTATTTTAAAGGTGCAAGTTAAATTAGAGCCAAATTTgttatagttgagtgacattttaaaaaaaaagttagtAACACTTTTAAATCACACACCcacctatacatacatacaccCACATATACACTTCAAACTTAAATTACAACACAAAAATAAACCCCAAATCCCCAACCCTAGCCCCAAACCCACGCTCTCTTCCTTTTTTTCTCAAGAAATCGATCGGCTCCTTTCTTCTTGCTTTTTTCGGCCACCTCCGACCATCCACCACCACCACCGTCGCCGGAGCTCGCACATTGGAGGAGGTCATAGCAGCTGCTGGTCGCTCGTTCTGCTGGGTTCTTCTATTTCTTTTCTTGTGATTTCAAGTCTAGGAAAGTATAGGCCGATTTTTGGCCCACCGAGCAAGGCTATTAAGTTTTTCTTGATGTTCTTGAGCTAAATTTCGATTTTCCCCAATTTCCTTGACTAGGGTTCGAGTTTTACATAAAAATCAGTAGGTGTCCAAaatgaatttcaaaatttaccCATATTTTTATGCTAGTATGAGTTGTATGATGGATTGAAGTTGAGACTTGATGAGTTTTTGTGCATTTCAAAAATTCTAAATTTCAGAGGTGTTTTTAGcctataaattcaaaaatttatgtgatgtTGGAGTTGTTATGAGCATCGTTACAAGTAAATATCGAGCCTTGAATTTTTTGTTGATGTTTGAATTTTCAACTTGTCATTGTACGTTGTTTGAGCTCGCTTTCTGAAATTTGATTGGGTTGTTGTTAGAGGATGCCTTAGTTTATTGAAATGGGGTTTAAATTATGTCTTGGATGATGTTTGGATGGGTTTGAAGGGCTTTAGATGAAGGGTTGATGGTTGTAGTTTGTGGTTCGAGCGTTACGGGTGATCTGGTTGTGATAGTCGGCCTAGAATGGGAGCTTAAGCTAGATTTGGGTGTGAAGGCTTGGATGGAGGTCTTATGGTGTCCTAaggtgatatgaatcttatgtaagaaaggcaacacgatttcaacgaatcgcacctcaatttgataacaaaagaattcaataatgttgtcccgactttgaaacaagtaacagattttggaatctccacctctagttgaacctgtaactagcaacagagaattcacgatagaaaacaatcaaagattcaattaaaccttcaaaggaacctgtctttgacaaaccaattgaaaatcgattgacaaacgccacaaagttaagaaactttgataagtttgattttgggtaaagcaaaagctttaataaaattttaaaaagaattttgtattgaataatccaataatctgaaaatcttagttatcattaaaataatgagtgttgtagtatttatattacaaccctaaatattgaaagataacgcaaaataaatcaaaaagatatcaaagatattcctaaagtttcctagtaggaataaaatacctaaataaacaaagtaaatccaaaatattaaaaatcccgaacacacactaAACACCTTTAGTGCATGTAAAAGgacatggcgcgggcgcgctagagAGAGGCGCGGGCGGGCCGAAGTTGCGCAAACAAGGGCGCGGGCCCGCGATAaggtagcgcgggcgcgcctagagCTCGCAAAACATCGTCAAATTGGCATCCGTAAGTGCGGGCGCGCTTCTTCTCCACAAAATAAtgctgcgcgggcgcgcgagtctggggcgcgggcgcgcttggattcgagcagggtcttcaatttcttcactttcttgacctcttttgacctcaataagattataacttcctccaaattgaatatcaaaaaatccaacgccctcttgtgtcttcaGCAACAAAGATTCAAATActtccttaaacttctgagctcggcatctcgtaaccggtcctcgtagtatctccaacggatccttaggcacttgatcagcatgcgagccatccatgatcgcatcatccttcccttcttgaaaaggatttgtcctcaaatcttgatcatcacctacatcaaacggagataaatcaaaacattaaaagtagcgctgacattatactcacctggcaaatctaatttgtaagcATTGTCATTGATGCGCTCCAATACTTGAAacggtccatcgcctctaggtagaAGCTTTGAGCGACATTTTTCAGGAAACCGCtctttcctcaaatgcaaccacacccaatATCTGGTTCAAAAACAACTCTCTTCTTTTccttatttgcttgctttgtatactgcaaattctttttctcaatgtttgccttcactttttcatgcaaatttctcacaaattccgcctttttcttaccatccatgttaacccttttaactcataggcaaagatatcaaatccaacggggttaaaggattaaaaccatacacaaattcaaatggtgaaaaatttgtagtagaatgcacactacgattatatgcaaactcaacaaatggcaaacattcttcccaactcttcaaattctttttaattatagcacgcaacaaaattcctaacgttctattaacaacttcagtttgaccatccgtttgaggatgacatgtagtcgaaaacagtagtttagtaccaagtttgcaccataatattttccaaaagtagctcaagaaacgagtatttctatcagacacaatactcctaggcatcgaccatgcaatctaacaacttcatttaaagaacaattcagcaacatgagaagcatcatcagatttatgacaagcaataaaatgagccatcttagaaaatctatcaaccacaacaaaaattgcatcctccccttcttagactcggtagtcctaaaaccaaatccatagaaatatctacccacggttcactaggaacgggaagtggagtatacaaaccatgtggttgttgtctagactttgctttcctacaagtcacacatctttcgcaaattttctcaacatcaagcttcatatgtggccaataaaaatgttcatgcaaagtttcaTAAATTTTAGCCACTCCAAATTCCCCAttaaaccacccccatgtgattccttAACAAGTAATTTACGAATAGATGACTTAGGAATACATAATTTatcctccttaaacaaatacccatcatgcatgaagaaattatcttttggaccatgcaaacatgacgcatatatctcaccaaaatcaagatcactagtatataactctttcacatactcaaatcctaagaatttagaatctagagtagataaaagtacaaaccttcgtgatagagaatccgctaccacattttccttccTTGCGTGTATTTGATAACGTAGGGAAAAGTTTCCACAAACGCAACACTTAGCATGCCCATCTTGTTTAGCTTAGTTTTGTTCCTTTGAGATGTTCAATGATTCATGATCGTATGAATACACATTCCTTTGGCCTCAAACTCGTGTTGTCCATTGGTCTCAACCGTACTCTTACCAACGCAATAAAACTCTTGTCGTGTCtgaggtaggataattcaaggacgCCACCTACTAAGCTTTCACTGAAGTACGCAATCGGTCCGCCACCTTGCATCAAGGCACATCACATTCCTACACTGACGCATCACATTCcaatttcaaaagtgttagTTAAAAATCAGTTCAAAAATAAGTAAAGGAGGCATTACTAAATTTATGCATGATAATATTAAAAGAAATCATTGCTCCTGGGGGCCCAATGGCTTGGATTGTGTCTTCATGATCACTGCAGTCATAGGTGGCCCAAAAGTACTGAAATCCTTTCACAAATctctatagaaacttgcaagaccatgaacaCTATCGAACTTGACAAATAGAAGTAGGCGTGTTGGCCAAACTCGAATagcacttaccttgtcctcatcNNNNNNNNNNNNNNNNNNNNNNNNNNNNNNNNNNNNNNNNNNNNNNNNNNNNNNNNNNNNNNNNNNNNNNNNNNNNNNNNNNNNNNNNNNNNNNNNNNNNAATTCACCTTTTATTTGTGCAATATTTTAAAATCCTTCTTTTCCATGGTTTCTACTCCTCCTTTTTCGTCAATCGCTCCTTAAGAAATGGAGTTCATTTCAGGTAAGTTCGATCTCCTTGAGCTCACGCtaatattatcgtcgctttgaTTACTTGGCACTtcctgttgtctttgtttgacTTATGTTCCTCACAGGCCTACAAATCCCCTTGTTAAACCTACCTGCTTTGAAATTCTGGAAACCATAAACCCACGCTCCATATGTAGAAGTTCCCTTGCCCTCAGCAGTTTTTTCTAACCTGGTGCCCCTTGATTCTTTATCGGCATCTTCACTACTTTTTACCAGTTCCGTACAACCTCCTGCTAAAGCGGCTAAATTCAAGTCTTGGCCCTGTTTTTCTCCTGAATGGGTGAATTGGATCGATAATCTGGAAACCCCATTTTGGTGATATTTGGAAATCTCAAGGGCTGTATTACTTCATTCAGCTTACGAAAGGTCCGTTCCCGTTGCAAACAAACTTACTAGAATCTGCACTCCGTTTTTGGTCTCCCTCTTGCAATTCCTTCATATTCCCTTGTGGACCAATGACCATTACTCTTCATGATATCCTCGTTTACTGAGGATTCCCATCATTGGTCTAGAATTGATAGGGTCATCTCGATGACGGATGTTCCAAATATCCCAGATGAATATCTGAACTACACCTCCTATGCTTCTATCATAGGAACTTGGCATACCGCCTCTGAGACCCCAAGTGCTGATTAACAAATCTTGTTTATGTGGGTGCTAGTTtgtaaatttttgttttgtcctGCTTCTGGTCGACCATCCGCAGAGTACTTCTCCCTTGCACGTCTTTTGAGTATTGGGAACCTTGTCAATTTAGGGGTCATGTTCTTAGGAGCTGTCTACAGAGGATTGAGTAAAAGTATACTCGATACTCCCCTCTGCAAACTTCAAGGTGTTTGCTGGTTCTTGCAGTTGTGGCTCATTTCCTATTTCCCAGACATTAGGAACCTTCCGTTTACTAGCATTAATCCTTCTGACAGTAATGCTCTGTCCTACTGCATCACCACAGTTTCTAAGGATTTCTTAATGACTTTTTTCAATACTCTTGGAGAGGGGCGTGTAAACTATTTGCCATTGTTTCTCAACACAACAAATTATCCTTGGATCTTGCGTTTCCATGTCTCACCAAAGCAGGTTTTTTTTCCACAAGTTGTTAATGACCTTACGAATTGGTTGtcttcatttaaaattttttatcagCATAGTGGTACCATCAACTTGCCAATGATAATAGTCATTCTCCCTTTTTAAAATATACAATCCTTTGATCGTGGCCCGACACAATTTGGCTTTCCCTCACTACTGTACCCGAAAAACCACTTTTTTCTTTCCCCTCAAGGACGGAGTTGACAGACAGCTTATACTGATCAGAACATTTGGGATGAGCACTAGTTGATCGTCATTTTTTCATTTACCACACGGCGAAATTAAACGCTATAATGGGGATTCCTTTCTTTCAACGAGGGCGGTCCAATTCAGGAAGTGACTCTGGAAAGCATTGTTCCTTTTATCTGTCATGGTGGACTCCCGAAATACCAAGCCCTTACAGCTGCTTTGACAGTTCCTTCCTGGTAATTGTAGCAATCTCCTAAACTGGACGATTTAAAATTACCATGTACTTACTTATTATTACTTTCCTTCCTTTAAGCATGTTGCAAACCCTCTCTGTCAAAAAATTGAAAACCATGGGTAGTGGAGTGCCAAAAAGAACATTCCCCCTGTCAAAATAAGAAAAAGTAAACCCGTGTAATCACGAAGATTGGCCCATGCAACCTTCCACGTAGTTCCAAGGTTCCTATTGATCAGAAGAAGATGACGCCCATATCTGTTTCCTTCGGATTCCCTCAACGTTGATGCCCCTGGATCAACTATTGAGGTAACTCAACCAATGGAGTTTCCAATGCCATTGAAAGATGCAGTGCCTCTCTTCAAGCACCCAACACCTGCAGATGTTATTTTGCTGAGAACATCATTGGGCGGGCGCAAAATCAATCACTGGCAATATCTTCAAAAGCTCCTCTTCCCAAACAAATAATTATCCCCATTCATGCTCCCCATGATGCACAAGTTTCCAACATAGCCACCGCCTCAACTGCTGTCGAAGTAACACTTTGTTTACAACTATGTTCTTGTGACCTATATCTTATTATTCCAATATCCTCTTAGGTAATTTTTTGCAGGTTATAGTCTACTCGACGGATTCAAATGTGCACTCTTTCTTCAGTCACGATGGACTTAGATTGTACAATAGTTTTTTTGCAAGACTGTCAAAATTGAACACCATTTCCAGAGGTTCTACCCCATCCCAGTCATAGAGTCCGTTAATCAAGCTATGACCACTCCTCAAGTCTTTAAACACTCAGGAATTTACTCATAACATTAACAGAGCACCGCAATTTCAAGAACTTCTAGACAATTTTTCACGCTTGCTATCAGAGTTCCCAAGGGTTTCTATTACCTGAATCCCCACTAGGTATGGCTTTCTCATTCTCTAACCTTCTATCCTTTAACTGGCACCGGGATGCGGTGGAACTAAACATAACCGGAGTTTCTCGGTCAAAATAGAGACTTTCAAGGCCTCTTAAAGAAACTTGGGATAATCTCAAGAACGAGTGAGAGAAAGTAATATCTACAAACTGATTGAAGTGGGTCAAACTTTTGACAAAGTGGAagaaaaaatatcgaatttgaAGATAGAATTGGGCTACCTTGTGAAGCCAATAGAGTGAAACTACTTGTGGACGGCGAATCTCTCAAAGCACAAAATACTGTCGGCTGACCAAGAGATTGGCGACACTGGGATGTCTATTGGTGAATTCAAAAATCTAGAGTAACAAGGATGGAACACCATTTTGAATGAATCCATGTCCATACAGCTAGAATGTAAAGCAGAAATGGTAAGAATTGGCAGCCGCACTAGGTTAATTTCAATGTTTCATGGAGAAAACAATATTTCTTTTTGTtgctaaaatatttttcaaacgcCTGccttttaatgcatgttatacTTAATATAATACTTTTGTCTGTACATACGCGTTACGTGCTTGTACAGTCTTTTTTAtaattgtttttatatttatgttaaaaaaatatgcgataattttaattaattatcaaaagtattgcaatttaaaattagatgcgatcaaaataataaatatataagccAAATGAGGGTGATTGTGCATATTAAGATGAAATCTATTAATCAACtactattttatctttttattcaTCCATCTTTAATATAATATGTATAGATTATGTTTCgtcttttaagttatatatatttttttattcgaactcaaatatataataattgtaGTTATcctatatttaatattttattttatatgtttttctaacaatctttattcattaaatgaaTGAGTTACTTTCCAAcgaccttttatataatattcaaaaacattattaaataaaaataaaaatgagaattttcgtgagatttaattttttcacagtatttttttttaatgtggaAAACACACATACGTAATGTGTGTAGAattcaaagaaaacaaaattttttgcaGTGTAATATTTGCAAAATCACGAGAGAGACCCTagacaattaataatatttgttgAAATCAGTACAAATGaaaaagagtaaaaaaaaacaatttttttgttttttttaaaataaacaattaaattttatttcctTTAGATGTGTTTGAATAGgtttattttatatatggatttatttttttaaaagcatttATTAGTTAAAACAAGTGTTTTTCTAAACAAGTTATATTGTATACCTTTCAATTATTATTCATAataactataaaaaaaaaacattttataatcCTGTTTATCCAaatacaaaattatttttttaaaaaatgtcagTTTAATTTAAAAGCTCAACTTTTTGAAGATAAAATGATTTTATATTAACTAAACTTGCCTCTGGTTAACAAGGAAACGATATATCAAACACCatcaatatattttaaaaatacacATACAAATAAATATCTTTTACACGATGATTCTAGATATggtttttccaaaaatataatcggagtataataataataataataaaaatatttgaattaattgacATGCAAGTCACAAGTTCATTATATATCCTCGAACGCGAaaccaaaccaaaaaaaaaaattgtgatggCAAACAAACATCCTTGTCATTTGGATCGTCGATCCAAGAAGGGCTGCGGCGGAGGCGTTTCTCGGAGGCAGAAATTTGCTAGAAGAAGCAAGGGAGGACAGATTGGGATCGTGATCAAGAAAATGGTAGAAATTGTTAATCTGAGATCTGGAGAATCGAAAACACCCCCAAGCGTTTTGTCGAAGAACACATTAGGCTTAGATTCAGTCGGATACGGAAGCGTGGATGAATACCAACTCTTGTCCGAAATCAGCCACGGCTCGTACGGAGTGGTTTACAAAGCCATGGAGAAGAAGACCGGCCAAGTGGTGGCCATCAAGGAAGAATTTGACGGCTTCTGCGAATCCACTTCCAGAGAAATAGACATACTCAAATCAGTCACCCGCCACCCATCGTTCGTGGGATTCAAGCGAGTCGTCGTGGACCAGTACGACGGCGTTTACGTGGTCATGGAGTATATGAGAACGACCTCGGAAGGGCAATGAAAAATACAACTCCTCCTTTCGACGGGACTACTCGAGCACAAGCTCTCATCAAACAGTTGTTGGAGGTGTCCGCTTCCTCCACGAAAACAGGATAATGCACAGGGACTTGAAGCCTTCCAACATCCTTCTCAACCACAAGGGAGAAGCCAAGATCTGCGATTTCGGGTTGTCGCGGCGATACGAAAGAGAAAGAGCATTCGGCTCCTACTCCTCCTCATGTGGTGACTTTATGGTACAGGGCACCCGAGCTGCTTCTCGGGGCGAAGACATATTCGTGCGCCGTGGATATGTGGGCATTGGGTTGCATCATGGCTGAAGTGCTGTTGCTTGGAGAAGTGATTTTCAGAGGGAATTCGGAGATGGATCAGATTAAGAAGGTGTACGAGATACTTGGGACCCCGGATGATATCAGGTTGCCGGGATTTTCGAGCCTTCCCGGGAGCATGTTCAAGTTTGAAGAACAAGTACAGCCATTGAATCTACTGAGCAGGAAGTTCGGGCCGATTCTTTCGCAAGTGGGGATTGATCTGTTGAGCAAGCTCTTGCTTTACAATCCGGAAGAGAGGATTACAGCCAAGGATGCTCTCAATCACGATTGGTTTCGGGAAATCATCATCGATTAATTATGGTAtaatttttagttttagtttgATTGGAGGTTCATGGATCGATCCACGTCTGTAAACATAACATTTGATGATCCATCTTTTAGCTATGATGAAAAcattaattgttaatatatatatatataattcattcattgtgtatatatatatatagtaaaattGTAAAAGTACTTTATGTTCTAATTCATCTTAATTAAGTTTTCTAAATCaggtgttatatatatatattgacgaATACTCCAAACCATTGATATTGATtggaatataatataattaaagacCTTTTTATGTGTATTTTTTAAGCTTAATAagtatattaaatattatattttcatgTCTTAAGCTTGCGCTATTTTTTAATTCCTATAATATTTCAGATGCTATCATGAACTGTGCGAAGAAATTAAATGGTagtacaaatttaaaaaatttacttCAAAGTTCGTATCATATGAATTTAAAATTACTGGCCGGGATTTTGAATAATAACAAACTAATTAGACACGGACTCCTATTAATTATGTTTCAGAAACGTAATGCCATTCATTTTCTCACTACATTAATGCAAAGGGGGACCTTGCATTGTGCGGTTCCTAATTCatactgatatatatatatatgttacgtACTTTCAAATTAAGCTGTTGATGGCAGTTTTAATTTGTGTTCAAAACCGAGGGGAATTAAggtaaacaaacaaacaaacgaaCAAACAAACTTTTTTGTTTGCTTGAATCTTTGTCATAAAATTGTTGATTCTTGGATTGATAATTTAATGTAACAGATTCACAAAAGCTGTTCATTTATGGTCATGTGTGTTACAATGAAGATGATCCTAATTCTGAAATTCTCTGGTTGTGTGAAAGCTTTAGATGCGGTTTGCCACCGCTTCTAAACTTTTACCTCCGGTTCAATTCCCGTCCTCGCTTGTTGGCGGAGCTAAAGGTTTTAGAAGCAAAAGTCTCTCCCGGTGGTACAGCTTTTATAACCGTTTCTATTGGTGTTCAATTGAGGCGGCTGCTAAACCATCTATTGCCATCTATTAGAGCGGTTATGAAACGAATCATCAGTTTATTTTTAGTCACATTTTCTACTATTAGAAACGTCAATACCCGTTTTTAATTCATTGCTTTAGCGGCGGAGGTATTACCGCTTCTATAGATACTCCAGCGGCGGTGCAACAACCGCTTCTATAGATACTCCCGCAGAGGTGGTATAACCGCTGTTATAGGTCCTATCGATGCGGTTGTAAAACGCGGCGAATGCAACAATAGCATCGGAGAATAACCGcttatatatattgatatagaAGCGGTTAACAAATACTTCATAATCATTGATGTTTGTGCGTAACCTAAGATTTAACAACGGTTATTAACCATTTGTAATGCTTGATTCTATAACGGTTTTCAAACCGCCCTTATATCTTTATTCGTTAATCATGTGTTCTAAAAGCGGTTTTCCAGAATGATTTAACCAAGAATTAGAAATggttatagttttttttttctaatagtTAGATAAATCGTTGATATAGATTTTGTCCATCTATACACTCCTT comes from the Henckelia pumila isolate YLH828 chromosome 1, ASM3356847v2, whole genome shotgun sequence genome and includes:
- the LOC140867581 gene encoding cyclin-dependent kinase G-1-like; protein product: MANKHPCHLDRRSKKGCGGGVSRRQKFARRSKGGQIGIVIKKMVEIVNLRSGESKTPPSVLSKNTLGLDSVGYGSVDEYQLLSEISHGSYGVVYKAMEKKTGQVVAIKEEFDGFCESTSREIDILKSVTRHPSFVGFKRVVVDQYDGVYVVMEEKPRSAISGCRGDTKEKEHSAPTPPHVVTLWYRAPELLLGAKTYSCAVDMWALGCIMAEVLLLGEVIFRGNSEMDQIKKVYEILGTPDDIRLPGFSSLPGSMFKFEEQVQPLNLLSRKFGPILSQVGIDLLSKLLLYNPEERITAKDALNHDWFREIIID